In Flavobacterium okayamense, a single window of DNA contains:
- a CDS encoding sugar kinase — translation MKIEYAIIVKNKTRLESLIERFNTKAQAKFYIENLGGNFEDYVLEHEIFHHSLNSLQTQLSKIVKNKTVERLYLPSFIFSDNQLIIVIGQDGLVANTAKYSKGCPIIAVNPDKDRYDGVLLPFDTSDFVLGVENVLSEKLKSKTMRFAEARLNDGQRLLAFNDLFIGAASHVSARYKISFNQNTEEHSSSGLIVSTPAGSTGWLSSIFNMAYGVTGMFEKNLKPKRPKLKDSELLFAVREPFQSIRTQTGITAGIIKNQNHLTIESLMPSNGIIFSDGIEKDFLQFNSGAIAKIGIAPETAELVIK, via the coding sequence ATGAAAATCGAGTACGCAATAATTGTTAAAAATAAAACTCGACTTGAATCTTTAATTGAGCGTTTTAATACAAAAGCACAGGCAAAATTTTATATTGAAAATCTTGGTGGAAATTTTGAGGATTATGTTTTAGAACATGAAATATTTCATCATTCTTTAAACTCTTTACAAACCCAACTTTCTAAAATTGTAAAAAATAAAACAGTTGAGCGCTTATACTTGCCATCATTTATTTTTTCAGATAATCAATTAATTATTGTAATTGGTCAAGATGGACTTGTTGCTAATACCGCAAAATACTCAAAAGGTTGTCCTATAATTGCTGTAAATCCAGATAAAGATAGGTACGATGGTGTACTTTTACCCTTCGATACTTCTGACTTTGTTTTAGGAGTTGAAAATGTATTGAGTGAAAAATTAAAATCTAAAACTATGCGTTTTGCTGAAGCTCGACTTAACGATGGGCAACGATTGTTAGCCTTTAATGATCTTTTCATTGGAGCTGCGTCACATGTTTCAGCTCGATATAAAATATCCTTTAACCAAAATACTGAAGAACATTCTTCAAGTGGATTAATAGTCTCTACTCCTGCTGGTTCCACTGGTTGGCTTAGTTCAATTTTCAACATGGCGTATGGAGTAACAGGAATGTTTGAAAAAAACTTAAAACCTAAACGTCCAAAGTTAAAGGACAGTGAATTACTTTTTGCAGTTAGAGAACCTTTTCAAAGTATACGAACGCAAACTGGAATAACAGCAGGTATCATTAAAAATCAGAATCACTTAACTATCGAATCGTTAATGCCGTCAAACGGAATTATCTTTAGCGATGGTATTGAAAAAGATTTTCTTCAATTTAATAGTGGCGCCATTGCAAAAATTGGAATTGCTCCTGAAACTGCTGAATTGGTAATTAAGTAA
- a CDS encoding SPFH domain-containing protein, with product MFGIKHIKFDSMTYVLHFMNGKVKREGRGLSFFYFAPNSSIVAIPMGSNDLPFIFNESTNDYQTVTIQGQISYKISNPKTLADVLDFTVNDNGLYKKNDIEKLNQRIINEAQTATSSFIHEIKLKDAIRSAKTIEERILSGLKSSEAIGMLGIEILGANILGIQATPEMARALETETREKLQQEADQAIYERRNFAVEQERKIKESELNTEIAVEEKQKQIAEKKMESEVQKAENDRKLREMKLTADIAVENQRKELIEQKTSNDKKEAETQGYVLETTLKPYKDLDWKILTALNDNQDPRFNISLAFRELAENAGKIGNLNISPELLDTLLNEKERY from the coding sequence ATGTTTGGAATAAAACACATCAAATTTGATTCAATGACTTACGTTCTACATTTTATGAACGGAAAAGTAAAAAGAGAAGGTCGTGGTCTATCATTTTTCTACTTTGCTCCTAATAGCTCAATTGTAGCAATTCCTATGGGAAGTAATGATTTACCTTTTATTTTTAACGAATCAACTAACGATTACCAAACTGTTACTATTCAAGGACAAATAAGCTATAAAATTAGCAATCCAAAAACTCTAGCTGACGTTTTAGATTTTACAGTCAATGATAATGGATTATACAAAAAGAACGATATAGAAAAATTAAATCAAAGAATAATCAATGAAGCTCAAACTGCGACTTCTTCATTTATTCATGAGATTAAATTAAAAGATGCTATTCGTTCTGCTAAAACAATTGAAGAACGAATTTTAAGCGGACTTAAATCTTCTGAGGCAATTGGAATGTTAGGAATTGAGATTTTAGGCGCTAATATTTTAGGTATTCAAGCAACACCAGAAATGGCAAGAGCTTTAGAAACTGAAACGAGAGAGAAACTTCAGCAAGAAGCCGATCAAGCGATTTATGAGAGAAGAAATTTTGCTGTAGAACAAGAAAGAAAAATCAAAGAATCTGAGTTGAATACGGAAATTGCGGTTGAAGAAAAACAAAAGCAAATAGCGGAAAAGAAAATGGAGTCTGAAGTTCAAAAAGCGGAGAATGATAGAAAGCTTCGCGAAATGAAATTAACGGCTGATATTGCTGTTGAAAATCAGAGAAAAGAACTTATTGAGCAAAAAACTTCTAATGATAAAAAAGAAGCAGAAACTCAAGGTTATGTTTTAGAAACTACTTTAAAACCATATAAAGATTTAGATTGGAAAATTTTAACTGCTCTAAACGATAATCAAGATCCTAGATTTAATATTTCACTTGCTTTTAGAGAGCTTGCGGAAAATGCAGGTAAAATTGGCAACTTAAATATTAGTCCTGAACTTCTTGATACATTATTAAACGAAAAAGAGCGCTACTAA
- a CDS encoding Z1 domain-containing protein, which yields MNEIIDQIKSLIVSNYNQFFEANGYVDRDFFEGDDLKNKCKSSLIIIFPILFSGKTYNLSDNDFDEKYSIALRDVRYNYKTIMNPSLSIQNEYKDTWLNDERIKEIGWYNDETKAKTYRGRYLLYLEKKLGRSKSMINETERSSLEIIKKIGDPKNTNNFFVKGLVVGSVQSGKTSNFNAVVNSSIDVGYKLIIVLSGIMEDLRRQTQIRTEKEVEGKMIAQDKFIGVGEIASFGQLGQFADVNQVILPTSTQNDFNRTMQQAHFSLNNTNILICKKNTSVLQNLLLWLNEYLLENNDKHNIPFLIIDDEADNASINNLGHKGSEYANKINGHIRALLALFNRKTYIGYTATPFANILQDWNKKPETKWKVKDSRNNFELEFDQEGNLFPDDFIELLIPPSNYIGPKNFFETRIEDIKKIEPLLAEPLNDYIEYFPERVEILSDDSLLGVKKYNNQREFDCDLNARTRFGTFKDYKEATRATTKYDNFPIEIPKSLDEAIKCFIVSIAIRLSRRPELIQSKLFHPHNTMLIHISRFSDWQCKTKKLIIEKIDYLKTRLNNDTLSASDSIFIEFERIWIKYYAEAINNIREYLPENYEDEYLTRKTFLEVRDLLVSAINGIEVKAVNTVEKDILDYESGEKKYIVIGGNKLSRGFTLEGLTINYFIRNTNYADTLLQMGRWFGYRPGYLDCCKLFTTADSFEKFDQCTWTIEELEEEFRMLSKAKKKPRDYATKVLTHPGALQITRPAILKNTITEKWSFEDKLLQTTDLLINKSTIESSWNNFKSIYSKHKENFFYDDFRKAILLKTDVNGLEDFLISQTTFVDFPTEAIVRFVRKCNEFEKLTNWTIAIKTTGSTDKYLQKNETNFANNIELIKRSSSKKGTKYYTKLLDKNIFKVSGGSSNILSGGRDMSMTLEEEKIALIEQEFKAKYNKNTPEKAFREKMKPTDGLLVVFLMDLTEVFRDDALVEKADNENIDLTIPLIGYAIGIPPIDAGLGEDYLINVHIRENENNSLEEEDESDEIESLENE from the coding sequence ATGAATGAAATTATTGATCAAATAAAAAGTTTGATAGTGTCTAACTACAATCAATTTTTTGAAGCTAATGGTTATGTAGATAGAGATTTTTTTGAAGGTGATGATTTAAAAAATAAATGTAAATCATCGTTAATAATTATATTTCCAATATTATTTAGTGGAAAAACTTACAACTTATCTGATAATGATTTTGATGAAAAGTATTCCATCGCATTAAGAGATGTTAGATACAATTACAAAACTATTATGAACCCAAGTCTTTCAATTCAAAATGAATATAAAGATACTTGGCTAAATGATGAGAGAATTAAAGAAATTGGTTGGTATAATGACGAAACAAAAGCTAAAACATATAGAGGAAGATACCTGCTTTATTTAGAAAAAAAGCTTGGTCGATCTAAATCAATGATAAATGAAACTGAAAGATCAAGTTTAGAAATTATAAAAAAAATTGGGGATCCCAAAAATACAAATAATTTCTTTGTAAAAGGTTTGGTTGTAGGTAGTGTTCAATCAGGTAAAACATCAAATTTCAATGCTGTTGTAAATAGCTCTATTGATGTTGGATATAAACTTATAATTGTTTTATCAGGTATTATGGAAGATTTGAGAAGACAAACTCAAATCAGAACTGAAAAGGAAGTTGAGGGTAAAATGATTGCTCAAGACAAATTTATTGGTGTTGGTGAAATTGCATCTTTTGGTCAATTAGGACAGTTTGCAGATGTAAATCAAGTAATTCTTCCAACATCTACTCAAAATGACTTTAATAGAACAATGCAACAAGCACATTTTAGTCTAAATAATACTAACATATTAATATGTAAAAAAAACACTAGTGTATTACAAAATTTGTTGTTATGGCTAAATGAATATTTATTGGAAAATAATGACAAGCACAATATTCCTTTTCTTATTATTGATGATGAAGCTGATAATGCATCTATCAATAATTTAGGTCACAAAGGAAGCGAATATGCAAACAAAATAAACGGTCATATTAGAGCTTTACTTGCCTTGTTCAATCGTAAAACCTATATAGGTTATACAGCAACGCCTTTTGCTAATATTCTTCAAGACTGGAATAAAAAGCCAGAAACAAAATGGAAAGTAAAAGACTCCAGAAACAATTTTGAACTTGAATTTGACCAAGAGGGTAATTTATTTCCAGATGATTTTATTGAATTATTAATTCCACCATCAAACTATATTGGACCAAAAAACTTTTTTGAAACAAGGATTGAAGATATAAAGAAAATTGAACCTTTATTAGCTGAACCTTTAAATGACTATATTGAATACTTTCCTGAAAGAGTTGAAATTCTATCAGATGATAGTTTACTTGGTGTGAAAAAATACAATAATCAAAGAGAGTTTGATTGTGATTTAAATGCTAGAACTAGATTCGGTACTTTTAAAGATTATAAAGAAGCTACAAGGGCTACAACAAAATATGATAACTTTCCTATTGAAATACCAAAATCTTTAGATGAAGCGATAAAATGTTTTATAGTTTCAATTGCTATTAGATTATCAAGAAGACCTGAATTAATTCAATCAAAGTTATTTCATCCTCATAATACAATGCTAATTCATATCTCAAGATTTTCAGATTGGCAATGTAAAACTAAAAAACTTATAATAGAAAAAATAGATTACTTAAAGACTAGATTAAATAACGACACATTATCTGCTAGTGACTCAATTTTTATAGAGTTTGAAAGGATTTGGATTAAATATTATGCAGAAGCAATAAATAACATTAGAGAATATTTGCCTGAAAACTATGAAGATGAATATTTGACAAGGAAAACATTCCTTGAAGTTAGAGATTTATTAGTTTCTGCAATTAATGGAATTGAAGTAAAAGCAGTGAATACTGTTGAAAAAGATATTCTGGATTACGAAAGTGGTGAAAAAAAATATATTGTAATAGGAGGGAATAAACTCTCAAGGGGATTTACACTTGAAGGACTGACAATTAATTACTTCATTAGAAACACAAATTATGCAGACACGCTTTTACAAATGGGTAGATGGTTTGGTTACAGACCAGGATATTTAGACTGTTGTAAATTATTTACAACTGCCGATTCATTTGAAAAATTTGACCAATGTACATGGACAATAGAAGAATTAGAGGAAGAGTTCAGAATGTTGTCAAAAGCAAAAAAGAAACCTAGAGATTATGCAACTAAAGTTCTAACTCATCCAGGCGCTTTACAAATTACTAGACCTGCAATTCTAAAAAACACAATTACTGAAAAATGGTCTTTTGAAGATAAACTATTGCAAACTACCGATTTATTAATTAATAAAAGTACAATAGAATCTTCTTGGAATAATTTCAAATCTATTTATAGTAAACACAAAGAAAATTTCTTTTATGATGATTTTAGAAAGGCAATATTATTAAAAACAGATGTAAATGGATTAGAGGATTTTCTTATATCGCAAACAACTTTTGTTGATTTCCCAACTGAGGCAATTGTAAGATTCGTAAGAAAGTGTAACGAGTTTGAAAAATTAACTAATTGGACAATTGCAATAAAAACAACAGGATCTACAGATAAGTATTTGCAAAAAAATGAGACAAATTTTGCTAATAATATTGAATTAATAAAAAGAAGTAGTTCAAAAAAGGGAACAAAGTATTACACTAAACTTCTTGATAAGAATATATTTAAAGTATCTGGTGGATCTTCAAATATTTTATCTGGTGGTCGTGATATGAGTATGACTTTAGAAGAAGAAAAAATCGCATTAATTGAACAAGAATTCAAAGCAAAATATAATAAAAATACTCCTGAAAAGGCATTTCGTGAAAAAATGAAACCAACAGATGGATTATTAGTTGTTTTCTTAATGGATTTGACTGAAGTTTTTAGAGATGATGCCCTTGTAGAAAAAGCAGATAATGAAAATATAGATTTAACTATACCTTTAATTGGTTATGCAATTGGTATTCCTCCAATCGATGCTGGTCTTGGTGAAGATTATTTAATTAATGTTCATATAAGAGAAAATGAAAATAATAGTCTAGAAGAGGAGGATGAAAGTGACGAAATTGAATCATTAGAAAATGAATAA
- a CDS encoding PD-(D/E)XK motif protein, giving the protein MNKEIIENIWKKIIPSGEGEFEYKLLSKESIPQLNIGFNKKSQRCLILELPFDFDKTFQQFEKENLSLKYFKKEKCLCIILNDDFFNDLFDDLILSIYSKIYNISNTEEYSELFTRHFFKWSAFFENKKTDGLTREQVKGFIGELFYLKNLLHSSEISVDDVLISWRGPYDEGHDFIFEFRDYEIKTIESSKNSVRISSEFQLESEKGKELELVVIFVNPDNENGLSLKSLINDIKTIVLDKLGDNSIFINALAQKGLTIGDLDQYEIYRYTPIGEISYDSTSENFPKLIRSSIPEEINKLNYSISLNLIEEFIINKKQF; this is encoded by the coding sequence ATGAATAAAGAAATCATTGAAAATATTTGGAAGAAAATTATTCCATCTGGTGAAGGAGAGTTTGAATATAAATTACTTTCAAAAGAGTCAATTCCACAATTAAACATTGGTTTTAATAAAAAAAGTCAACGATGTTTAATTCTTGAATTGCCTTTTGATTTTGATAAAACTTTTCAACAATTTGAAAAAGAAAATTTGTCATTAAAATATTTTAAAAAAGAAAAATGCTTGTGTATTATCCTAAATGATGATTTTTTTAATGACTTGTTCGATGATTTAATATTGTCTATTTACAGTAAAATTTACAACATCTCTAATACTGAAGAGTATTCAGAATTATTTACAAGACATTTTTTTAAATGGAGTGCTTTTTTTGAAAACAAAAAAACAGATGGTCTCACAAGAGAACAAGTAAAAGGATTTATTGGTGAACTCTTTTATTTGAAGAATTTACTACATAGCTCAGAAATAAGTGTTGATGATGTTTTAATTTCATGGAGAGGACCATACGATGAAGGACATGATTTTATTTTTGAATTTAGAGATTATGAAATCAAAACAATTGAAAGTTCAAAAAATAGTGTTCGTATCTCAAGTGAATTTCAATTAGAATCTGAAAAAGGTAAAGAGTTAGAATTAGTGGTAATTTTTGTAAATCCAGATAATGAAAATGGATTAAGCCTAAAATCATTAATCAATGATATTAAAACAATTGTTCTTGATAAATTAGGAGACAACTCAATTTTTATAAATGCGTTAGCTCAAAAAGGCTTGACTATTGGGGATTTAGATCAATATGAAATTTATCGTTACACACCTATTGGAGAAATTTCATATGATAGTACTAGTGAAAATTTCCCAAAACTAATTCGCTCTTCAATACCCGAAGAAATCAATAAACTAAATTACAGCATAAGTTTAAACCTAATAGAGGAATTTATTATAAATAAAAAACAATTCTAA
- a CDS encoding AIPR family protein, which yields MEIQEYLKYRVDLLNESKDEDGFINESNFINNIIPSMLDAKLIDTEDFTETYYSTEIDGTPIKINGYIINDSGERLQLFILNEESISLDSKNLEISLKEYYDGIFKKGTNFTNKAIKGHLNEIQDIGAINALINQISSSLGADQFDVVEIFLISATATVENRGQVPQPKRLDFKDENIKIKFTKNRESIEKEILVIKKLIDLNFLYSILISQGNRLPLKIDFEEQFNYKIEAIKAADEVNFESYLCVLPATILSKLYLKHSSRLLEKNVRSFLQFRGVNLGMRRTLTKDPEKFIAFNNGLTITASDKEIEEVGGKYFLKSLSDFQIVNGGQTTASIYFSQKDGIDVSKVKVMAKINVAKDVSEEDLNDLISSISEFSNSQSKVTTVDLRSRNPQLNKIKALSESIITPSGRKWFFEKSKGEFNTKLRIAGQSGKNRIEKEYPKEYRFTKEQLGKYYSSWGDEPYKVKKGGEAIFRKFLEEISSEENEKKLNIDRNFYELLISRIILFKSLEEIHGVRNNAIGQLRSAVVPYTMSILFSKTQGDKKNPNTFDLARLWSKEGLEDDMKVYLKDLMILVNELIKKYAKSDDLGEYSKKKEMWDDIYNSYEIKDFLNSENSSKIFNKYSISKKDLEKKLKANSKNKEVNFKHISDTINIFCNTDLFYKKINSILWNQISDNDKIRLSKLSASIKQFEDLSEELIRFENNFIQKIRSNHPEVFDQLEIENDNLLKNTLYYIIKKYNSCIETNQDVVSFFEKIGFLAKSKGIKYESIFGEIGKKLKSGESPSVKQIYYASYYVDTIKNI from the coding sequence ATGGAAATTCAAGAATATTTAAAATATAGAGTTGACTTACTTAATGAATCGAAAGATGAAGATGGATTTATTAATGAAAGTAATTTTATTAATAATATCATTCCTTCAATGCTAGACGCTAAACTAATAGACACAGAAGATTTTACTGAGACTTATTATTCGACCGAAATTGATGGCACACCAATTAAAATTAATGGTTATATCATTAATGACTCTGGAGAAAGATTACAATTATTTATTTTAAATGAGGAGTCAATCTCATTAGATTCAAAAAATTTAGAAATTTCATTAAAAGAATATTATGATGGCATATTTAAAAAAGGTACAAATTTCACAAATAAAGCAATAAAAGGGCATTTGAATGAAATACAAGATATTGGAGCAATAAACGCTTTAATAAACCAAATTTCTTCTTCCCTTGGTGCTGACCAATTTGATGTTGTGGAAATATTTTTAATTTCTGCAACAGCTACAGTAGAAAATAGAGGTCAAGTACCTCAACCAAAAAGGTTAGATTTTAAAGATGAAAACATAAAAATAAAGTTTACTAAAAACAGAGAATCAATTGAAAAAGAAATTCTTGTAATAAAGAAATTGATAGATTTAAATTTTCTATATAGCATTTTAATTTCTCAAGGAAATAGATTACCTCTTAAGATAGATTTTGAAGAGCAATTTAATTATAAGATTGAAGCCATAAAAGCAGCTGACGAAGTTAATTTTGAATCTTATTTATGTGTATTGCCAGCAACAATTCTTTCTAAATTATATCTTAAACATAGCTCAAGATTACTAGAGAAAAATGTTCGCTCTTTCCTTCAGTTTAGAGGTGTAAATCTCGGAATGAGAAGAACATTAACAAAAGATCCTGAAAAATTTATAGCTTTCAACAATGGATTAACAATAACGGCTAGTGACAAAGAAATTGAGGAAGTTGGTGGTAAATATTTTTTAAAGTCGCTTTCAGATTTTCAAATTGTAAATGGTGGACAAACTACAGCCAGCATTTATTTTAGTCAAAAAGATGGAATTGACGTAAGTAAAGTAAAAGTTATGGCAAAAATTAATGTTGCCAAAGATGTTTCCGAAGAAGATTTAAACGACTTAATTTCTAGTATCAGTGAATTTTCAAATTCTCAATCAAAAGTTACTACCGTTGATTTACGCTCAAGAAATCCTCAATTAAATAAAATAAAAGCACTATCAGAAAGTATAATTACACCATCAGGTCGTAAATGGTTCTTTGAAAAGTCAAAAGGTGAATTCAATACTAAACTGAGAATAGCTGGACAATCAGGTAAGAATAGAATAGAAAAAGAATATCCGAAAGAATATAGGTTTACAAAAGAACAATTAGGTAAATATTATTCTTCATGGGGTGACGAGCCATACAAAGTTAAAAAAGGTGGAGAAGCAATTTTTAGAAAATTCCTTGAAGAGATTAGTTCTGAGGAAAATGAAAAAAAATTAAATATTGATAGAAACTTTTATGAGCTTTTAATCTCAAGAATAATATTATTTAAATCATTAGAAGAAATTCATGGAGTAAGAAATAATGCAATTGGTCAATTACGTTCAGCTGTTGTTCCATATACAATGTCAATTTTATTTTCAAAAACTCAAGGCGATAAAAAAAATCCAAACACTTTTGATTTAGCAAGATTATGGTCAAAAGAAGGTCTTGAAGATGATATGAAAGTATATCTAAAAGATTTAATGATACTAGTAAATGAATTGATAAAAAAATATGCAAAAAGCGATGATTTAGGAGAATATAGTAAAAAGAAAGAAATGTGGGATGACATATATAATTCATATGAAATAAAAGATTTTTTAAACAGCGAAAATTCTTCTAAAATATTCAATAAATATTCTATCTCTAAAAAAGATTTGGAGAAAAAATTAAAAGCTAATTCTAAAAATAAAGAAGTTAATTTTAAACACATTAGTGATACCATTAATATATTTTGTAATACTGATTTATTCTACAAAAAGATAAATTCCATTTTATGGAATCAAATATCTGATAATGATAAAATAAGACTTTCAAAACTAAGTGCTTCGATAAAGCAATTTGAGGATTTATCTGAGGAATTAATAAGATTTGAAAATAATTTTATTCAAAAAATTAGAAGTAATCATCCAGAAGTTTTTGATCAACTCGAAATTGAAAATGATAATCTATTAAAAAATACGTTATATTATATTATTAAAAAATATAATTCTTGTATAGAAACAAATCAAGATGTAGTATCATTTTTTGAAAAAATAGGCTTTTTAGCTAAATCAAAAGGTATTAAGTATGAATCTATATTCGGTGAAATTGGTAAAAAATTAAAATCAGGCGAATCACCTAGTGTTAAACAAATTTATTATGCATCATATTATGTTGATACAATTAAAAATATTTAA
- a CDS encoding ATP-binding protein encodes MNERNQNFELANPNPEFLIKSIAEQGYSLETALADLMDNSITANASRIEVLTNIEEEPFTLFLSDNGDGMSKETLKRNMHFPSKSPEDSRESNDLGRFGLGLKTASFSQTRAFTVLSRKKGTSIFSGLTWDVKHLKDTGKWEIIINSEDEISDIIDKYNNISNSHLNSSNDFIPNTIIVWRGLYKFENFLDVKNKQNALKEEITNTTSEYLSIVFHKFIERETNRLDIRINNTMVKPFNPFPIENSNLRALEPLQKEFGEDIVKIQGFVLPNTSIKETKENSNPWTPQNKSLMDMEGLYIYRADRLILFGGWNGLIKKMPRLQLGRLKIDIGNKVDHLFHLNVAKSQINIPHDLKNSFLRAIVDLKMEAQKEYFNHGLKTFTQKPSEQSSQLFYKTASNKGVLLRINDDFPLLKSLKSSLNNKQKAELNFILKMSSNLINKVRQVDNVEITGNVEKDGISIDEIVKSINELLKLGMSKQQIKKDILPNLGVNSNAHEEISNLLN; translated from the coding sequence ATGAATGAAAGAAATCAGAATTTTGAATTAGCAAATCCTAATCCTGAATTTCTAATTAAATCTATTGCTGAACAAGGTTATAGTTTAGAAACTGCTTTAGCTGATTTAATGGATAATTCCATTACAGCTAATGCATCAAGAATTGAAGTATTAACTAATATAGAAGAAGAACCGTTTACCCTTTTTTTAAGTGATAATGGAGACGGAATGAGTAAAGAAACTTTAAAAAGAAATATGCATTTCCCTAGTAAGTCACCCGAAGATTCAAGAGAATCAAATGATTTGGGAAGATTTGGTTTAGGACTAAAAACGGCTTCATTTTCTCAAACGAGAGCTTTTACTGTTTTATCAAGAAAGAAAGGAACTAGCATTTTTTCTGGATTAACTTGGGATGTAAAACATCTAAAAGATACCGGAAAATGGGAAATAATAATTAATTCCGAAGATGAAATTTCTGATATTATAGATAAATACAATAATATTTCAAATTCACATCTTAATAGTTCAAACGATTTTATACCAAATACTATTATCGTTTGGAGGGGTTTATACAAATTTGAAAATTTTTTAGATGTAAAAAACAAGCAAAACGCACTCAAAGAAGAAATTACAAATACAACAAGTGAATATCTGTCGATAGTCTTTCATAAATTTATAGAAAGGGAAACAAATCGATTAGATATTAGAATTAATAATACAATGGTTAAACCTTTTAACCCTTTTCCTATTGAAAATTCAAACTTAAGAGCATTAGAACCTCTACAAAAAGAATTTGGAGAGGACATTGTAAAAATTCAAGGTTTTGTATTACCTAATACTAGTATTAAAGAAACTAAAGAAAATTCTAACCCATGGACTCCTCAAAATAAAAGTCTTATGGATATGGAAGGTTTATATATTTACAGAGCTGATAGATTAATTTTATTTGGTGGCTGGAATGGATTAATAAAAAAAATGCCTAGACTTCAATTAGGAAGATTAAAAATAGATATTGGTAATAAAGTGGATCATTTGTTTCATCTAAATGTAGCAAAATCTCAGATTAATATCCCACATGATTTAAAAAATTCTTTTTTAAGAGCAATAGTTGACTTAAAAATGGAAGCACAAAAAGAATATTTTAATCACGGATTAAAAACCTTTACTCAAAAACCTTCTGAGCAGAGTAGTCAATTATTTTATAAAACTGCTTCAAATAAAGGAGTTTTACTTAGAATTAATGATGATTTTCCATTATTAAAATCACTTAAATCATCGCTTAATAATAAGCAAAAAGCAGAACTAAATTTTATACTAAAAATGAGTTCTAACTTAATTAATAAAGTACGTCAAGTAGATAATGTTGAAATTACAGGAAATGTAGAAAAGGATGGTATATCAATTGATGAAATCGTAAAATCAATTAATGAGCTTTTAAAACTTGGAATGTCTAAACAACAAATTAAGAAAGATATTTTGCCAAACCTTGGCGTCAATTCTAATGCTCACGAAGAAATATCAAACCTATTAAATTAA